One window of Papaver somniferum cultivar HN1 chromosome 9, ASM357369v1, whole genome shotgun sequence genomic DNA carries:
- the LOC113308327 gene encoding trichohyalin-like, with protein MGCSLNKQARRKKPCRQTFVRALTEKIILLEEDMSEIRRKRGKESEVHEQQVRAFEAKQTGWVYERKRLREEIKQLKKESEEKDRRIQRLIQNNSINYDQHNITIDEENYKGKDWQHVGASYNYLMMMENMREEQLRREEAIEKWKRLYLAIKTELDDLIERTCRGGRGYWRVEDETTEELQREVKAKEETIAVLKARLAAREEEGRKMKTEVDILRQSSRIMSHAKRTKYVMRPISRRLHF; from the exons ATGGGCTGCAGCTTGAACAAACAGGCTAGGAGAAAAAAGCCATGCAGACAGACTTTTGTAAGAGCTTTAACAGAAAAGATCATACTCTTGGAAGAGGATATGAGTGAAATAAGAAGGAAAAGAGGAAAGGAAAGTGAAGTTCATGAGCAACAAGTTAGAGCATTTGAAGCGAAGCAAACTGGATGGGTATATGAGAGAAAAAGATTGAGAGAAGAAATTAAGCAGTTGAAAAAAGAGTCGGAAGAAAAAGATAGAAGAATTCAAAGGTTAATCCAGAACAATAGCATCAACTATGATCAGCATAATATTACCATTGATGAAGAAAATTATAAAGGAAAGGACTGGCAGCATGTGGGAGCTAGTTACAACTACCTGATGATGATGGAGAACATGAGGGAAGAACAATTACGTCGGGAAGAGGCTATCGAGAAATGGAAACGACTTTACCTTGCTATCAAGACGGAACTCGACGACCTCATTGAGAGAACCTGCCGAG GGGGGAGAGGATACTGGAGAGTAGAAGATGAGACAACGGAAGAACTCCAAAGGGAAGTGAAGGCTAAGGAAGAAACAATCGCAGTATTAAAAGCACGATTAGCTGCCAGGGAAGAAGAGGGAAGAAAAATGAAGACAGAAGTTGATATACTCAGGCAAAGCTCAAGAATAATGAGCCATGCAAAAAGAACTAAATACGTCATGAGACCTATTTCTCGACGCTTGCACTTCTGA